Proteins encoded within one genomic window of Neorhizobium galegae bv. orientalis str. HAMBI 540:
- a CDS encoding alpha/beta fold hydrolase, which produces MSDPINQQRRRFFGVAAMTVAAVEFGMTGSAGAQSPQAPATPLPAVRAGTNTSFETPKQIKAGVLDVGYAETGPANGPVVLLLHGWPYDIYSFVDVAPLLASAGYRVIVPYLRGYGTTRFLSKDTPRNGQQSAVAADMIALLDALRIDKAIVAAFDWGARTANIMAALWPERCKAMVSVSGYLIGSPEINKKPLPPKAELAWWYQFYFASERGRLGYEQNRRDFNKLIWQTASPTWKFEDATFERSAAAFDNPDHVEIVVHNYRWRLGLVDGEARFDALEKQLATGPTIWVPTITMEGDANGAPHAEPSAYARKFSGKYQHRTITGGIGHNLPQEAPKAFAQAVLDVDRF; this is translated from the coding sequence ATGTCCGACCCAATCAACCAACAGCGCCGCCGCTTCTTCGGCGTGGCCGCCATGACCGTTGCAGCGGTCGAATTCGGAATGACCGGCAGCGCGGGCGCTCAGTCTCCGCAGGCTCCCGCAACGCCGCTGCCCGCCGTCAGGGCCGGCACCAATACGTCCTTCGAAACGCCGAAGCAGATCAAGGCTGGCGTGCTCGATGTGGGGTATGCGGAGACCGGTCCGGCAAACGGTCCGGTCGTCCTGCTGCTGCACGGCTGGCCCTACGATATCTACAGCTTCGTGGATGTCGCGCCGCTGCTCGCCTCGGCCGGTTATCGCGTCATCGTGCCCTATCTCAGGGGCTACGGCACGACCCGGTTTCTGTCGAAGGACACACCGCGCAACGGCCAGCAGTCGGCCGTTGCGGCCGATATGATCGCGCTCCTGGATGCGCTGCGGATCGACAAGGCGATTGTTGCCGCCTTCGATTGGGGCGCGAGAACCGCCAACATCATGGCGGCGCTCTGGCCGGAGCGTTGCAAGGCGATGGTATCGGTGAGCGGTTACCTGATCGGCAGCCCGGAAATCAACAAGAAGCCTTTGCCGCCGAAAGCCGAGCTTGCCTGGTGGTACCAGTTCTATTTCGCCAGCGAACGCGGCCGGCTGGGCTACGAACAGAACCGGCGCGACTTCAATAAGCTCATCTGGCAGACGGCCTCGCCCACCTGGAAATTCGAAGACGCGACCTTTGAAAGATCCGCCGCCGCATTCGACAATCCAGACCACGTCGAGATCGTCGTCCATAACTACCGCTGGCGGCTGGGCCTTGTCGACGGCGAGGCCCGGTTCGACGCCCTTGAAAAACAGCTCGCCACGGGGCCGACGATCTGGGTGCCGACCATCACCATGGAGGGCGATGCCAACGGCGCCCCGCATGCCGAGCCTTCGGCCTATGCGAGAAAGTTCTCCGGAAAATACCAGCATCGTACCATTACCGGCGGGATCGGCCACAACCTGCCGCAGGAGGCACCGAAGGCCTTTGCGCAGGCCGTTCTGGATGTCGACCGGTTCTAA
- a CDS encoding response regulator, whose product MDHVDHILIVDDDREIRELVSSYLKKNGLRATVAADGRQMRSFLEANSVDLIVLDVMMPGDDGLVLCRELRAGKHKATPVLMLTARSDEMDRIIGLEMGADDYLPKPFAARELLARIKAVLRRTRMLPPNLQISEAGQLLTFGDWQLDTVGRHLLDKQGTEIALSGAEYRLLRVFIDHPQRVLNRDQILNLTQGRDADLFDRSIDLLVSRLRQRLGDDAREPTYIKTVRSEGYVFSVPVEISEPKP is encoded by the coding sequence ATGGATCATGTCGACCATATCCTGATCGTCGATGACGACCGCGAGATCCGCGAGCTGGTGTCGAGCTATCTGAAAAAGAACGGCCTTCGCGCGACGGTGGCCGCCGATGGCCGCCAGATGCGCAGTTTCCTCGAAGCCAATTCGGTCGACCTGATCGTGCTCGACGTGATGATGCCGGGCGATGACGGGCTCGTGCTTTGCCGCGAACTCAGGGCCGGCAAGCACAAGGCGACGCCGGTCCTGATGCTGACCGCCCGCAGCGACGAGATGGACCGGATCATCGGGCTCGAAATGGGCGCCGACGATTATCTGCCGAAACCGTTTGCCGCACGCGAGCTGCTGGCGCGCATCAAGGCGGTCCTGCGCCGGACGCGGATGCTGCCGCCCAACCTGCAGATCAGCGAAGCCGGCCAGTTGCTGACCTTCGGCGACTGGCAGCTCGATACGGTCGGTCGCCATCTGCTCGACAAACAGGGCACGGAAATCGCCTTGAGCGGCGCCGAATACCGGCTGCTGCGCGTTTTCATCGACCATCCGCAGCGCGTGTTGAACCGCGACCAGATCCTCAACCTCACCCAGGGCCGCGATGCGGACCTCTTTGACCGCTCGATCGACTTGCTTGTGAGCCGGCTTCGCCAGCGGCTCGGCGACGACGCGCGCGAGCCGACCTATATCAAGACGGTGCGCAGCGAAGGTTACGTCTTCTCGGTTCCCGTCGAGATTTCGGAGCCGAAGCCGTGA
- a CDS encoding ATP-binding protein: MIASISRSSKWWPSTLRARLFLILFAGLAIAYGLSFSILFIERYMSAKAVMLGTLEKDLATSIAILDRLPANERADWLDRLSRGNYRLALGPGLPGVPDMSGRGTEITGKIEEAVGHRFPLRVESIPGDDKRLQGHLTLSDGSPLTIDVTPTGVMPIADWLPYVFAIQMALLVVCTWFAVRQAIRPLGDLAAAADALDPDRKGPPLSEAGPSEVAHAARAFNAMRDRIAHYLEERVQILAAVSHDLQTPITRMRLRADMADDSPERDKLVHDLGEIERLVQDGIAYARSAHGSGEKISRIDLASFIDSIAYDYQDTGKAVTVLGVVQGTASTKPHALRRILSNFIDNAVKFAGAAEIGVERRSEGDVVITVLDRGPGIPEDMLEAAMQPFFRLEQSRNRETGGTGLGLAIAQQLAAALGGSVRLYNRAGGGLAAEIAIP, translated from the coding sequence GTGATCGCCAGCATCTCCCGTTCCAGCAAGTGGTGGCCGAGCACCCTGCGTGCCCGGCTTTTCCTCATCCTGTTTGCCGGGTTGGCCATCGCCTACGGGCTCTCCTTCAGTATCCTCTTCATCGAACGTTACATGTCGGCAAAGGCCGTCATGCTCGGCACGCTCGAAAAAGATCTTGCAACCTCGATCGCCATCCTCGACCGGCTGCCCGCCAACGAGCGGGCCGACTGGCTGGATCGCTTGAGCCGCGGCAATTACCGCCTTGCGCTTGGCCCGGGGCTTCCCGGCGTGCCGGACATGTCGGGCCGAGGTACGGAGATCACCGGCAAGATCGAGGAGGCGGTCGGGCATCGGTTCCCGCTGCGGGTGGAATCTATTCCCGGCGATGACAAAAGATTGCAGGGTCATCTGACGCTCTCCGACGGTTCGCCGCTCACCATCGACGTCACGCCGACGGGTGTCATGCCTATCGCCGATTGGCTGCCTTACGTGTTCGCCATCCAGATGGCGCTTCTGGTGGTCTGTACCTGGTTTGCGGTCCGGCAGGCGATCCGCCCGCTGGGGGACCTTGCGGCCGCCGCCGATGCGCTCGATCCCGACAGGAAAGGCCCGCCCTTGAGCGAGGCCGGCCCGAGCGAAGTCGCCCATGCCGCAAGAGCCTTCAATGCCATGCGCGACAGGATCGCCCATTATCTGGAGGAACGGGTACAGATTCTTGCGGCGGTCTCCCACGATCTCCAGACGCCGATCACCCGCATGCGGCTGCGCGCCGACATGGCGGACGATTCGCCCGAGCGGGACAAGCTGGTTCATGATCTCGGCGAGATCGAGCGGCTGGTGCAGGACGGCATAGCCTATGCACGCAGTGCGCATGGCAGTGGCGAGAAGATTTCCCGCATCGATCTTGCCTCGTTCATCGATAGCATTGCCTATGACTATCAGGACACCGGCAAGGCGGTGACGGTCCTGGGCGTGGTTCAGGGCACCGCGTCCACCAAGCCGCACGCCCTGCGCCGCATTCTGTCGAACTTCATCGATAATGCGGTGAAATTCGCCGGCGCGGCCGAGATCGGCGTCGAGCGAAGGAGCGAGGGCGATGTCGTCATCACCGTCCTCGATCGCGGTCCGGGAATTCCGGAGGACATGCTGGAGGCCGCCATGCAGCCGTTTTTCAGGCTGGAGCAATCCCGCAACCGCGAGACAGGCGGCACGGGGCTCGGCCTTGCCATCGCTCAGCAGCTTGCTGCAGCGCTCGGCGGTTCGGTCAGGCTCTACAATCGCGCCGGCGGCGGGCTGGCGGCTGAAATCGCAATCCCCTGA
- a CDS encoding organic hydroperoxide resistance protein yields the protein MTTIDKVLYTGKTHTTGGRDGFSRSDDAQLDIKLSPPGSAHAGTNPEQLFAAGWSACFIGAMGIAAGKRKIKLPAETAVDAEVDLGTTEGAYFLQARFNISLPGIDPDLARALVEEAHQTCPYSRATRGNINVELILA from the coding sequence ATGACCACGATCGACAAGGTTCTCTATACCGGCAAGACGCATACCACCGGCGGGCGCGATGGGTTCTCGCGCAGTGACGATGCGCAGCTCGACATCAAGCTCTCGCCTCCCGGCAGCGCCCATGCCGGCACCAATCCCGAACAACTCTTCGCAGCCGGATGGTCGGCCTGCTTCATCGGCGCCATGGGGATTGCCGCGGGCAAGCGGAAGATCAAGCTTCCCGCTGAGACGGCGGTCGATGCCGAGGTCGATCTCGGAACCACCGAGGGCGCATATTTCCTGCAGGCCCGCTTCAACATCAGCCTGCCGGGCATCGATCCGGATCTTGCCAGGGCGCTTGTCGAAGAAGCCCACCAGACCTGCCCCTACTCGAGGGCGACTCGCGGCAACATCAACGTCGAGCTGATCCTTGCCTGA
- a CDS encoding HutD/Ves family protein — translation MKILRASDYKRMPWKNGGGETVEIAVFPAGASIEDFDWRISTATVASDGPFSIFPGVDRTLSILSGAGIELTIDTSEPLILDLDSEPYPFPSDKPVLARLVNGVVTDLNVMTRRSRFSHRVSRQPAPFLLSPSASLRFVLATGNHTIAFGSEAAELGPLDCLALEGEATSDLVISGGTGVFLIELDPDGGDNLR, via the coding sequence GTGAAAATCCTGCGCGCCTCCGACTACAAGCGAATGCCGTGGAAGAACGGCGGCGGTGAGACGGTGGAGATCGCCGTCTTTCCCGCCGGCGCATCGATAGAGGATTTCGACTGGCGCATCAGCACGGCAACTGTCGCCTCCGACGGACCGTTCTCGATCTTTCCCGGCGTGGACCGAACCCTGTCGATCCTCTCCGGCGCTGGCATCGAGCTGACGATCGATACCAGCGAGCCCCTGATCCTCGATCTCGATTCCGAGCCCTACCCATTTCCGTCCGACAAGCCGGTTTTGGCAAGGCTTGTAAATGGGGTCGTAACCGACCTCAACGTCATGACGCGGCGCAGCCGGTTTTCACACCGTGTCAGCCGGCAGCCGGCTCCCTTCTTGCTGTCGCCGTCCGCCTCCTTGAGGTTCGTTCTTGCGACCGGAAACCACACGATCGCCTTCGGTTCGGAGGCAGCTGAACTCGGGCCACTTGATTGTCTGGCCTTAGAGGGCGAAGCGACCAGCGACCTCGTTATCTCAGGGGGCACAGGTGTTTTCCTGATAGAGCTGGATCCCGACGGCGGGGACAATTTACGCTGA
- the hutU gene encoding urocanate hydratase, translating into MTNPRHNIREIRAPRGNQLNAKSWMTEAPLRMLMNNLDPDVAENPNELVVYGGIGRAARTWDDFDRIVATLKTLTEEETLLVQSGKPVGVFRTHKDAPRVLIANSNLVPHWATWDHFNELDKKGLAMYGQMTAGSWIYIGTQGIVQGTYETFVEAGRQHYGGNLKGKWILTGGLGGMGGAQPLAAVMAGACCLAVECNPDSIDFRLRTRYVDAKAETLDEAMEMITRWTAAGEAKSVGLLGNAAEILPEMVRRGIRPDMVTDQTSAHDPINGYLPKGWTIAEWKARRETDPKAVEKAARASMREHVEAMIAFWNAGIPTLDYGNNIRQVAKDAGLENAFAFPGFVPAYIRPLFCRGIGPFRWAALSGDPEDIYRTDAKVKELLPDNAHLHNWLDMARERISFQGLPARICWVGLGVRHKLGLAFNEMVRNGELKAPIVIGRDHLDSGSVASPNRETEAMKDGSDAVSDWPLLNALLNTASGATWVSLHHGGGVGMGYSQHSGMVICCDGSEDADRRIERVLWNDPATGVMRHADAGYEIAVDCAKESGLRLPGILGN; encoded by the coding sequence ATGACCAATCCCCGCCACAATATTCGCGAAATCCGCGCCCCGCGCGGCAACCAGCTCAACGCCAAAAGCTGGATGACGGAAGCGCCCCTGCGGATGCTGATGAACAATCTCGATCCGGACGTGGCGGAAAACCCCAACGAACTGGTCGTCTATGGCGGCATCGGACGCGCCGCCCGCACCTGGGACGATTTCGACCGGATCGTTGCGACGCTGAAGACGCTCACGGAGGAGGAAACGCTGCTGGTGCAGTCAGGCAAGCCGGTCGGCGTGTTTCGCACTCACAAGGACGCGCCGCGCGTGCTGATCGCCAACTCGAACCTCGTGCCCCACTGGGCGACCTGGGACCATTTCAACGAACTCGATAAGAAGGGGCTGGCCATGTACGGCCAGATGACCGCCGGTTCGTGGATCTATATCGGTACCCAGGGCATCGTGCAGGGCACCTACGAGACGTTCGTGGAAGCCGGACGCCAGCATTATGGCGGCAACCTCAAGGGAAAATGGATCCTGACCGGCGGTCTCGGCGGCATGGGTGGCGCCCAGCCGCTTGCCGCCGTCATGGCCGGCGCCTGCTGCCTGGCCGTCGAGTGCAATCCCGACAGTATCGATTTTCGGCTGCGCACCCGCTATGTCGACGCGAAAGCGGAAACGCTCGACGAGGCCATGGAGATGATCACCCGCTGGACGGCAGCCGGCGAGGCAAAATCCGTCGGCCTGCTCGGCAATGCGGCGGAAATCCTCCCCGAGATGGTCCGTCGCGGCATTCGTCCGGACATGGTCACCGATCAGACCTCCGCCCATGACCCGATCAACGGCTACCTGCCGAAGGGCTGGACGATCGCCGAATGGAAAGCCAGGCGCGAGACCGATCCGAAGGCGGTGGAAAAAGCCGCCCGCGCGTCGATGCGCGAACATGTGGAGGCGATGATCGCCTTCTGGAACGCCGGCATCCCGACGCTCGACTACGGCAACAACATCCGCCAAGTCGCCAAGGACGCGGGGCTGGAAAACGCCTTCGCCTTCCCGGGTTTCGTGCCGGCCTATATCCGCCCGCTGTTCTGCCGCGGCATCGGGCCGTTCCGCTGGGCAGCCCTTTCCGGCGATCCGGAAGACATCTACCGCACCGATGCCAAGGTGAAGGAACTGCTGCCGGACAACGCGCATCTCCACAACTGGCTCGACATGGCGCGCGAGCGGATTTCCTTCCAGGGCCTGCCGGCGCGCATCTGCTGGGTGGGCCTCGGCGTCCGCCACAAGCTCGGCCTCGCCTTCAACGAGATGGTCCGCAACGGCGAGCTGAAAGCGCCGATCGTGATCGGCCGCGACCATCTGGACTCCGGATCGGTCGCCTCTCCCAACCGCGAGACGGAAGCGATGAAGGACGGCTCGGATGCGGTGTCCGACTGGCCGCTGCTGAACGCGCTCCTCAACACGGCCTCCGGTGCCACCTGGGTGTCTCTGCATCATGGTGGCGGCGTCGGCATGGGTTATTCGCAGCATTCCGGCATGGTGATCTGCTGCGACGGCAGCGAGGACGCCGACCGCCGCATCGAACGCGTGCTGTGGAACGACCCCGCCACCGGCGTCATGCGCCACGCTGACGCGGGCTACGAGATCGCCGTGGATTGCGCCAAGGAAAGCGGACTTCGCCTGCCCGGCATTCTCGGCAACTGA
- the hutG gene encoding N-formylglutamate deformylase produces MAVLEVRQGTSPVILGFPHTGTDVPPVIWDRLNDNGRLLADTDWHIHELYDGLLADATTVRATFHRYVIDANRDPQGASLYPGQNTTGLVPETDFDGRSIWKSGAAPTEADIAERLRDFHAPYHAALAAEIERVKSIHGIAVLYDCHSIRSHIPFLFEGTLPDFNIGTDMGQTCAPAIEQAALDVTTAASGYTSILNGRFKGGWTTRFYGRPETGVHAIQMELAQSTHLAAEALPFAYDPAKAERLRVHLKGILTRIERIALGLASQKNNNR; encoded by the coding sequence ATGGCTGTTCTTGAAGTGAGACAAGGCACCTCCCCCGTCATTCTCGGCTTTCCGCATACGGGAACCGATGTGCCCCCAGTGATCTGGGACCGGCTGAACGACAACGGTCGCCTGCTTGCCGATACGGACTGGCACATCCATGAACTCTATGATGGCCTTCTGGCGGATGCAACGACGGTGCGCGCCACGTTCCACCGCTACGTGATCGACGCCAATCGCGATCCGCAGGGTGCGAGCCTCTATCCTGGCCAGAACACGACCGGCCTCGTTCCGGAGACGGATTTCGACGGCAGAAGCATCTGGAAGTCTGGCGCCGCGCCGACCGAGGCCGACATCGCCGAGCGACTGCGGGATTTCCATGCGCCCTATCATGCCGCACTTGCGGCCGAGATCGAACGGGTCAAATCCATTCACGGCATTGCCGTGCTCTACGATTGTCACTCGATCCGCTCGCACATCCCGTTCCTGTTCGAGGGCACCCTGCCTGACTTCAACATAGGCACGGACATGGGCCAAACCTGCGCCCCGGCAATCGAACAGGCGGCGCTCGATGTGACAACTGCAGCTTCGGGCTACACGAGCATCTTGAACGGCCGCTTCAAGGGCGGCTGGACGACACGGTTTTACGGCAGGCCGGAAACCGGCGTCCACGCCATCCAGATGGAACTTGCCCAGTCCACCCATCTCGCGGCAGAGGCCCTGCCCTTTGCCTATGATCCGGCCAAGGCAGAGCGGCTGCGCGTCCATCTGAAAGGTATCCTGACGCGGATCGAGCGGATCGCCCTCGGCCTCGCGTCGCAGAAAAACAACAACCGATAA
- the hutH gene encoding histidine ammonia-lyase has translation MSIVLTPGSVSLRELQDIYWNGTPVRIDPLFDAGIEKAAARIAQIAAGNEPVYGINTGFGKLASIKIDSADVATLQRNLILSHCCGVGAPLAENIVRLIMALKLISLGRGASGVRLELVRLIEAMLGKGVIPLIPEKGSVGASGDLAPLAHMAAVMMGEGEAFYRGTLLPAAEALAKAGLKPVVLAAKEGLALINGTQTSTALALAGLFRAHRAAQTALVTGAMSTDAAMGSSAPFHPDIHTLRGHKGQIDAAAALRALLSGSVIRESHLQGDERVQDPYCIRCQPQVDGACLDLLRSVARTLEIEANAVTDNPLVLSDYSVVSGGNFHAEPVAFAADQIALAVCEIGAIAQRRIALLVDPALSYGLPAFLAKKPGLNSGLMIAEVTSAALMSENKQMSHPASVDSTPTSANQEDHVSMACHGARRLLQMTDNLATIIGIEALTAAQGVELRKPLTTSPELQKVIATIRSVVPSLEEDRYMANDLKAATDLVASGALAASVSADILPVLEA, from the coding sequence ATGAGCATCGTTCTGACACCCGGCTCGGTGAGCCTTCGCGAGCTTCAGGACATCTACTGGAACGGCACGCCGGTTCGGATCGATCCTTTGTTCGACGCGGGGATAGAGAAGGCTGCGGCGCGGATCGCCCAGATCGCCGCAGGCAACGAGCCGGTCTACGGCATCAATACCGGCTTTGGAAAACTGGCGTCGATCAAGATCGACAGTGCCGATGTCGCGACGCTCCAGCGCAATCTGATCCTCTCGCATTGCTGCGGCGTCGGCGCGCCGCTTGCCGAGAATATCGTCCGCCTGATCATGGCGCTGAAACTCATTTCGCTCGGCCGCGGCGCCTCCGGCGTCCGGCTCGAACTGGTGCGCCTGATCGAGGCGATGCTGGGAAAAGGCGTGATCCCGCTCATTCCGGAAAAAGGCTCCGTCGGCGCCTCGGGCGATCTCGCGCCGCTTGCGCATATGGCAGCCGTGATGATGGGCGAAGGCGAGGCCTTTTATCGAGGCACACTGCTGCCGGCTGCCGAGGCCTTGGCGAAGGCCGGACTGAAACCGGTCGTGCTGGCCGCCAAGGAAGGCCTTGCCCTGATCAACGGCACCCAGACCTCGACTGCCCTGGCATTGGCCGGCCTGTTCCGCGCCCATCGAGCCGCCCAGACAGCACTGGTGACCGGCGCGATGTCGACGGACGCCGCCATGGGCTCCTCCGCGCCGTTCCATCCGGATATCCACACGCTTCGCGGCCACAAGGGCCAGATCGATGCGGCCGCGGCTCTGCGCGCGTTATTGTCGGGCTCGGTCATCCGCGAAAGCCATCTGCAGGGCGACGAACGGGTGCAGGACCCCTATTGCATCCGCTGCCAGCCGCAGGTGGATGGCGCCTGCCTCGATCTGCTGCGCTCCGTCGCCCGCACGCTCGAGATCGAAGCCAATGCAGTGACCGACAATCCGCTGGTGCTGTCAGATTATAGCGTCGTTTCGGGCGGTAATTTCCACGCCGAACCGGTGGCCTTTGCGGCCGACCAGATCGCGCTTGCCGTCTGCGAAATCGGCGCGATCGCCCAGCGCCGCATTGCGCTGCTCGTGGACCCGGCCCTCTCCTACGGTCTGCCGGCGTTTCTCGCGAAGAAGCCGGGGCTCAATTCCGGGCTGATGATCGCGGAAGTCACATCCGCCGCCCTGATGTCGGAAAACAAGCAGATGTCGCATCCGGCCTCGGTCGATTCGACGCCGACCTCCGCCAACCAGGAAGACCATGTTTCGATGGCCTGCCACGGGGCACGCCGGCTTCTGCAGATGACCGACAATCTCGCGACCATCATCGGCATCGAGGCGCTGACGGCAGCGCAGGGCGTGGAACTGCGCAAGCCGCTGACGACCAGTCCTGAACTCCAGAAGGTGATCGCTACCATCCGCTCCGTCGTTCCGAGCCTGGAAGAAGACCGCTACATGGCAAACGATCTCAAGGCGGCGACAGATCTCGTCGCTTCGGGCGCGCTCGCCGCATCCGTTTCAGCGGATATCCTGCCGGTCCTGGAGGCGTGA
- the hutI gene encoding imidazolonepropionase, producing the protein MDGEDSSKSAAGSASLWHNARIATFAPSASGLGIIEAGAIAVRDGRIAFVGALTDLPAEFEKSENKTDCGGRWITPALIDCHTHLVFGGDRAMEFEMRLAGSTYEEIARAGGGIISSVKATNALSEDELLNQALRRLDTLLAEGISTVEIKSGYALNIEGELKMLRVARRLGEVRPVRIVTSWLAAHATPPDYKGRNGDYITDVVLPGLEAAYSQGLVDAVDGFCEGIAFSPAEIARVFDKAKALGLPVKLHAEQLSDLGGARLASSYGALSADHLEYLSAADARAMAQAGTVAVLLPGAFYTLREKQAPPVQALRDAGTRIALATDSNPGTSPLTSLLMIMNMGATLFGLTVEECLAGVTREAARALGLQAETGTLEVGKSADFAIWDIERPAELVYRIGFNPLAARIFKGKRVSA; encoded by the coding sequence ATGGATGGGGAAGATTCTTCAAAATCTGCAGCAGGCTCCGCATCGCTTTGGCACAATGCGCGGATCGCCACGTTTGCTCCCTCGGCATCCGGTCTCGGCATTATCGAAGCCGGCGCGATCGCCGTGCGCGACGGGCGGATAGCTTTCGTCGGCGCACTGACCGACCTGCCTGCCGAATTTGAGAAATCCGAAAACAAAACCGATTGCGGCGGGCGCTGGATCACCCCGGCCCTGATCGACTGCCATACCCATCTGGTATTCGGCGGCGACCGCGCGATGGAATTCGAAATGCGCCTGGCCGGATCGACCTACGAGGAGATCGCACGAGCCGGCGGCGGCATCATCTCGTCGGTAAAGGCAACCAATGCACTCTCGGAAGACGAGCTCCTCAACCAGGCGCTTCGCAGGCTGGACACGCTTCTGGCCGAGGGTATCAGCACGGTCGAGATTAAATCCGGCTATGCGCTGAACATCGAGGGCGAGCTGAAAATGCTGCGGGTTGCCCGCAGGCTCGGTGAAGTCAGGCCGGTGCGGATCGTCACCAGCTGGCTTGCCGCCCATGCGACACCGCCGGATTACAAGGGCCGCAACGGCGATTATATTACCGACGTGGTCCTGCCGGGTCTCGAGGCGGCGTATTCGCAAGGGCTCGTCGATGCGGTCGATGGTTTTTGCGAGGGCATTGCCTTCTCGCCCGCCGAAATCGCCCGGGTTTTCGACAAGGCGAAAGCGCTGGGCCTTCCTGTCAAGCTGCATGCGGAACAACTCTCCGATCTTGGCGGCGCGCGCCTTGCTTCCTCCTATGGCGCGCTGTCGGCCGACCATCTGGAGTATCTTTCCGCGGCGGATGCCAGGGCGATGGCGCAGGCAGGCACAGTCGCGGTGCTGCTGCCGGGCGCCTTCTATACGCTTCGCGAAAAGCAGGCGCCACCTGTCCAGGCACTGCGCGACGCCGGCACCCGTATCGCGCTGGCGACCGACAGCAATCCCGGCACCTCGCCGCTGACCTCGCTGCTCATGATCATGAACATGGGCGCGACATTGTTCGGCCTGACGGTCGAGGAATGCCTTGCCGGCGTCACGCGGGAGGCGGCACGCGCACTCGGCCTTCAGGCCGAAACCGGCACGCTCGAAGTCGGCAAATCCGCCGACTTCGCGATCTGGGATATCGAGCGGCCGGCGGAGCTCGTCTATCGCATCGGCTTCAATCCGCTGGCAGCGCGCATCTTCAAGGGCAAGAGGGTTTCCGCATGA
- a CDS encoding formimidoylglutamate deiminase produces the protein MATLHAELALLPEGWQQNVRLTIEADRLTGVEIDIQAEGKDERHKVLVPAMPNLHSHAFQRAMAGLTEVRGPGDDSFWSWRTLMYKFALSITPEQVEAVASQLYMEMLEAGFSRVGEFHYLHHDRNGGHYANIAEMAERIGAASAEAGIGLTLLPVFYAHSGFGGAAPIEGQRRFIHSVDDFANTMEGCRRLTAAMPGAELGVAPHSLRAVTPQELRQVVWMAGDGPVHIHIAEQVKEVEECLAWSGARPVDWLFANMPVTERWCLIHATHMTEEETRRMADSGAIAGLCPITEANLGDGIFPGDLFLGQNGRFGIGSDSNILISVAQELRQLEYSQRLGLKRRNVLAKPEGPTGRGLFETALSGGGTALNAAAGLAQGNYADIVSLDVEHVPYLATDQILDHWIFAGGIAVDCVWAFGRKQVEGGRHVRRDAIGRRFRTVMQELLTL, from the coding sequence ATGGCCACACTTCATGCTGAATTGGCTCTTCTGCCCGAAGGCTGGCAGCAGAATGTAAGGTTGACGATCGAAGCAGACCGGCTCACCGGGGTGGAGATCGACATCCAGGCGGAGGGTAAAGACGAGCGTCACAAGGTTCTTGTGCCTGCGATGCCGAACCTGCACAGCCACGCTTTCCAGCGCGCCATGGCGGGCCTCACGGAAGTCCGAGGCCCCGGTGACGACAGCTTTTGGAGCTGGCGGACGCTGATGTACAAGTTCGCGCTGTCGATCACGCCGGAACAGGTCGAGGCTGTCGCTTCGCAGCTCTATATGGAAATGCTGGAGGCCGGCTTTTCGCGGGTCGGCGAATTCCACTATCTCCACCACGACAGGAATGGCGGCCACTACGCCAATATCGCCGAAATGGCCGAACGCATTGGGGCGGCGAGTGCGGAGGCGGGAATTGGCCTGACGCTGCTACCGGTCTTTTATGCGCATTCCGGCTTCGGCGGTGCGGCGCCGATCGAAGGCCAGCGCCGTTTCATCCACTCGGTCGACGATTTCGCCAACACTATGGAAGGTTGCCGTCGCCTGACTGCGGCGATGCCCGGCGCGGAACTCGGCGTCGCGCCCCACAGCCTGCGAGCCGTAACCCCGCAGGAGCTCAGGCAGGTCGTGTGGATGGCAGGTGATGGCCCCGTGCATATCCATATCGCCGAACAGGTGAAGGAGGTCGAGGAATGCCTTGCCTGGTCAGGCGCCCGGCCCGTCGACTGGCTGTTCGCAAACATGCCGGTGACCGAACGCTGGTGCCTCATCCACGCAACGCATATGACCGAGGAGGAAACCCGCCGCATGGCGGACAGCGGCGCCATCGCCGGGCTTTGCCCGATCACCGAAGCCAATCTCGGCGACGGCATCTTTCCTGGCGATCTCTTCCTCGGCCAGAACGGCCGCTTCGGCATCGGTTCGGATTCGAACATACTGATTTCCGTGGCGCAGGAGCTGCGTCAGCTCGAATATTCCCAGCGCCTCGGCCTGAAGAGGCGTAACGTCCTGGCAAAGCCGGAAGGCCCGACGGGGCGGGGGCTGTTCGAGACGGCGCTTTCGGGCGGCGGAACGGCGCTCAACGCCGCCGCCGGCTTGGCCCAGGGCAATTACGCCGATATCGTTTCGCTCGATGTCGAGCACGTTCCCTACCTTGCCACCGATCAGATTCTCGACCATTGGATCTTTGCGGGCGGCATTGCCGTGGATTGTGTCTGGGCGTTTGGCCGCAAGCAGGTCGAGGGCGGGCGGCATGTCCGGCGGGATGCGATCGGCCGGCGATTCAGGACGGTAATGCAGGAATTGCTGACACTATGA